One Euphorbia lathyris chromosome 1, ddEupLath1.1, whole genome shotgun sequence DNA segment encodes these proteins:
- the LOC136210669 gene encoding geraniol 8-hydroxylase-like, translating to MDLHLLMIFLLSSFTLVWALHLFASSGRLPPGPFPLPIIGNLLQLGTQPHKSLAKLANIHGPIMSLKLGQITTVVISNATLAKETFQTHDLNLSDRPVPDATHAQDHHLSIVWLPLGAEWRNLRKICNSYIFANQKLDLNREFRRNKIQQLISDVQDSCRESKAVNIGEVAFRTMLNTLSSSICSLDLTDSSSDRVREFKEIFRSIVEEAGKINLSDYFPFLRKIDPQGIRRRMSVYFGKLLGILDSMIDERIELRKKEGYIRCNDVLEILLNHNEEGSSSEKLDRQSIKHLLMVLFIAGTDTTSSTIEWAMSEFLRNPKTLSKARLEIEREIGKGRLVEEADIGRLPYLQAVVKETLRLHPSIPLLPRKVRADVEMCGFIIPKGTQILVNIWAIGRDGSMWKNSNSFFPERFLELDMDVRGRNFELIPFGGGRRICPGLSLATRMLHLILGSLINNFDWKIEKGYETKTLNMDDKFGGTVEKANPLRVIPYPRI from the exons ATGGATCTCCATCTCCTCATGATCTTTCTGTTGTCTTCTTTCACTTTGGTTTGGGCGCTTCATTTGTTTGCAAGTTCCGGCAGGCTTCCACCGGGTCCATTTCCGCTTCCGATCATCGGAAATCTCCTCCAACTCGGTACCCAACCTCACAAATCCCTAGCCAAACTCGCCAACATTCATGGCCCTATAATGAGTTTGAAACTCGGTCAAATTACCACAGTAGTAATTTCCAATGCTACTTTAGCTAAAGAAACTTTTCAAACACACGATCTAAATCTATCTGACCGACCTGTCCCTGATGCTACCCATGCCCAAGATCACCACCTATCTATTGTATGGTTGCCTTTAGGGGCAGAATGGAGAAATCTTAGAAAGATATGCAATTCTTACATCTTTGCTAATCAGAAACTTGATCTCAACAGAGAATTCCGCCGCAACAAAATTCAACAACTGATCTCTGACGTTCAAGATAGCTGCCGGGAAAGCAAGGCTGTAAATATTGGCGAAGTAGCTTTCAGAACAATGCTGAATACGTTGTCAAGTTCTATATGTTCTCTGGATCTGACCGATTCGAGTTCCGATAGAGTACGAGAGTTTAAGGAGATTTTTAGGTCGATTGTGGAGGAAGCTGGAAAGATTAATCTGTCAGATTATTTCCCCTTTTTAAGAAAGATTGATCCACAAGGTATACGGCGTCGTATGAGTGTTTATTTCGGGAAGTTACTTGGGATATTGGATAGTATGATTGATGAGAGGATTGAGCTAAGAAAGAAGGAAGGATATATCCGATGCAATGACGTGTTAGAGATTCTTCTAAACCACAACGAAGAAGGCAGTAGCTCAGAGAAGTTGGATCGACAATCCATCAAACATCTTCTCATG GTTTTATTCATTGCTGGAACGGATACAACTTCGAGTACAATAGAATGGGCAATGTCAGAATTTCTCCGGAATCCTAAAACTCTATCTAAAGCTCGACTAGAGATTGAGAGGGAAATTGGGAAAGGAAGGTTGGTAGAAGAAGCAGATATAGGTCGATTACCATACTTACAAGCAGTTGTGAAAGAAACATTGAGATTACATCCATCGATTCCCTTGCTTCCACGAAAAGTAAGGGCAGATGTGGAAATGTGTGGGTTTATAATCCCAAAGGGTACTCAAATTCTAGTTAATATTTGGGCTATTGGTAGAGATGGTAGCATGTGGAAAAACTCTAACTCTTTTTTTCCTGAAAGATTTTTGGAGTTAGATATGGATGTACGAGGCCGAAATTTTGAACTTATCCCGTTTGGCGGCGGTCGGAGAATTTGTCCTGGATTATCGTTGGCTACAAGAATGTTGCATCTTATTTTGGGATCTCTTATTAA